The genomic DNA tcatatattaaaaaaaatacatttgggtttctttttttttttttttcttttccaaaaatccTATCACTTTTTAATGCTGGCACTCTCACCAAGGATGCTATAGGCTTTGGAAGCACGACAGCTCTTGGTCGCATGGCCCCACTCCATGCATCACACACCTTAAGCAATATTCAATCCCAGGAACTGGATGCCAGTGACCCCTTTAGCATAGTCAAGGGAAGAAAAAGCATGACTACTCCCGCTCAATTTCAAAGGTGACAGGATCATCCCAAGATGAAGACCAACGGGACCGCAAAACTTTGTAATTCACCCGTAAAATAGAACGGCCCTCAAAAACATCCTATTTTTCCTGTCAAAGTGCCTACCCTACCCTGTCACTGGAGAAGCCTCCCATGGGTGCCGAACAAGAATAttttctctggctccctctcccaACCCCAGGTGACCCTTTCCTCGACTGCCCACAGCAGAGGCAGCACTCAGCTGAAACATTCAATGAACTTTATTGAACAGAAACATTTGCTGAAACCATTGAAGAGAAGGAGTGACAACACGGAGAGGAACGCCGAACAGCCGCTACAGCCCACAGGTCACAGCCCCCCTCCTCTTGGGGTCCCAAATGAGGTGCCCCTGTTCCCCCCAACACCGTGGCCCCCCCCCGCCATAGCCTCCCTTCCTGAGGGCCCCACGATCGGCCTCTGGCCAGGATGATGGACGCTGGCCATGGCCCCTCGCTCCAGGGCACTCTCCCCTCTGGCCGACATGCTGGGGCCTGGCCCAGCCCTATGGCCTACACAGGACAGTCACAGGACGCGGCAAAACGCAGCATGGGGCACTCGGACAAGCCAAAGAAACTCAGTCACAAGTAACAAGAGAGTGGCACATCACAGCACGGTTTCCACGGAGACTCCCGCAGGCCACCTCTGTCCTTGGTCCAGTGCCTCCTTCCTGAGGTCGCGGGGTCAGCACCAGCCATGCCTTCTTCTGTCCTTCCCGCCATCTCCTGGGACTGGGCTTCGACAGGTctccggggcggggtgggggcggctgCTCagataagaacacacacacatctccacaAGAACAAGCAGCAGTTGGCCTAAACCTACAGCGAGGAAGCAGGGGCTGAGCTCACGACACCGCACGACAGCGAGCAGAGCCCGGGCTCGCACTGAAGCTCGGGCCACACACCGGGGGGGCTGAGAGGTGGCTGCTGCGTCAGGCCAGGACACCCGCCGCGGGCTCCTGCACACCTCAGGGCTCTGCACGGGAATGGTAACTAGGGTGCGTGTAGGGGGAGCTGGGGGTGCCACTCGACACGGGGGGTCAGTAAGGGGCCTACAGAGGCACAAGTGGGCTTCTCAGAGCGTGGAGTGACGTGCTCCACGGGTCAGTGCATGAGGGTCCCCCTCTTGGGCGGCCCGAGGGGCCGGCACCCTTGAGACGGCCCCTAACATCTCCCAGGCCAGTGTGGGTGGCACATATtttcaggtgcccctcacctagGCTAGGGCCAGCCACTCAGGGGTGCTTCCCAGGCTGGCTGCCTGGACTGGCAGGGTttcgggctggggctggggctggggctggggctggggcggaGCTGCCATGGGAGGGggcacctctccctgccccactctgcATCAAGTATGGTCGTCCTGGTCCGTTGGAAGGGCTGATGGTGGTGGCCAGGGTGCCTTGGAAAGATGGGGTCCTGGAAATTTGGGCTGGGTGGGTTGTTGCCTCCATGTGGGGAGAGGCTGCTGCCCTGGCgtggcctccccctgcctccagagCGCTGCTGCCTGAGAGGAGAGGGGGCCTCTGGGCCTTCTGGGCCTATTTGCCCCAGGAGGACTTGGGGGGCCTCACCTCCCCAGCCCCGTCCTCGTTTCCCGACTCCTCTGGGATGGGCTTGGGCCCCTCCTCCAGGGGCTCCCCAGCCTCCTGGTCTCCTGCCTGGGCGAGGCCCTCCGGCTCACAGCCAGGACCTCCCGGGCCCTCCCTGGAAGCGCTGCCCatctgggcaggggtggggcccccAGGGGCCTCTGAGGGCCTTGCCTGATCTAGGCCCGCAGAGGCGGGAGCATTTTCATCTTCCTGCGTGGCAGGGAAGATCTTGGGGGCCTCCTCAGGGACGAGGGCTGCCCTGGCGGCATCACGGGCTTCAGGAGCGGCCGTATCAGCTTCGGCACTGCCAGGAACGGCCTCACTGGCCCCTAGGTTGGCCAGGGCAGCCTGGGAAGCATCCTCCCTGGCTGGGGAGGCTTCGGCAACCTCTCCACTGGCCCGGGCAGCGGCCAGGCCTCCGGTGCCCACACGGGCCCCCTCTTCCACTTGCCAGTGCTCGCTCCTAGCTGCGGTGGCCTCCCATGCCTCGGTCTCCTGAACGAGCCGCAGCATCCCCAGGAAGCCAGGCGGCCTCCTGTCCAGCCGCATCCTCCTCAGCTTGTCCTCGAGCATCTCGTTGGGGCGGGCCCGCATCAGCACCTGCTGGGCGCGTAACTGGTCCGCAAGGCTGGGAGGGATGGCCCCCTTCTCCACGGCCGACTGCAGCAGGCCTTCCAGGCGAATCACATAGACGAAGAGAGTCTCCTGGAGCCGCTGGCCACAGGTCAGGAACTTCAGCCGTGCGGTCGTGGGGGTGTCCTTCCTCCCAAACACCTGGACCAGCGCGGCCAGGCAATCCTGTGCAGGGACGTCAGGGTCTTCTGCCAGGAGGCCGCACACGAGATCCAGTGCGGGGCCACCCAAGCTCTCCATCAGccgcctcctcctctccctttctgtgaTGTGGCACCACAGGTACAGCATGCCGCTGGCGTGATCCAGCCAGCTCTCAAAGGACTCTTCTTCTCGGTGTGGCTCTTCCACTCCAGGAAAGGTTCTCAGTTTCATAGAGGCCCTGTTTTCCAGCACAGGCTGCCAGGCCGGGCTCCAAGGCTGGGTCTGGGATCTTCCCGCACCTAAGGCTCCTGCCACACCCACAGCTCCTTCCTCACCTGGAGGTCCCGCCTCACCTGCAGCTCCTGCCACACTCACAGATCCTAACAAACCTGCAATTCCTGCGTCCCCAGCGGCTCCCTCCT from Leopardus geoffroyi isolate Oge1 chromosome X, O.geoffroyi_Oge1_pat1.0, whole genome shotgun sequence includes the following:
- the LOC123595412 gene encoding paraneoplastic antigen Ma6F-like, which codes for MALAVLRDWCRWMGANEQRSLLILGIPDDCEDQEFQEAVQAALHPLGRYRVLGTVFRKELRSKVALVEMAQYLNRSVIPRQIPGMGGPWTVVFLPQAPESESEDTLNFLAQTRRQAGVALAGEAGAGDGAGAGGKAASGGKEGAGGGAAAGGGAAAGGEEGDGGGAAAGGEEGGQAEAGGQAGAGGGAAAVGQAGPEEEAGESDEEGAAGDAGIAGLLGSVSVAGAAGEAGPPGEEGAVGVAGALGAGRSQTQPWSPAWQPVLENRASMKLRTFPGVEEPHREEESFESWLDHASGMLYLWCHITERERRRRLMESLGGPALDLVCGLLAEDPDVPAQDCLAALVQVFGRKDTPTTARLKFLTCGQRLQETLFVYVIRLEGLLQSAVEKGAIPPSLADQLRAQQVLMRARPNEMLEDKLRRMRLDRRPPGFLGMLRLVQETEAWEATAARSEHWQVEEGARVGTGGLAAARASGEVAEASPAREDASQAALANLGASEAVPGSAEADTAAPEARDAARAALVPEEAPKIFPATQEDENAPASAGLDQARPSEAPGGPTPAQMGSASREGPGGPGCEPEGLAQAGDQEAGEPLEEGPKPIPEESGNEDGAGEVRPPKSSWGK